GAAGTACCTAGAGGAGAAGGGGTTCGAGATATTCAAGATAACCGTTGAGGAACAGAGGAACTTCGCTCCTAACTTCCTCCTCCTCGAGGAGAAGAGGATAATAGGGGTTAAGCAGGCAGGAGAGTCCTTTGAGGAGAGGCTGAAGGAGTACGGTGTTAAAGCCGATCTCCTAGACTTCTCAGCTCTGACAGGAGGTTATGGAGGCCCTCACTGCATGAGCCAGGTCATACTAAGGGAGTGAGAAGGGGAAATCGTCCACTATCTCAACCCTTATTTTCGGCATGTCATTGAACTCAGTGTGGAAGTTGTAGGCGCCCGCGTTCAGGAATATCACCTTATCCCCCGGCTTCAGCTCCCTATCCAAGTAGACCGAGTACCTGAATATATCCAGGGAGTCGGGGGACCTCCCCTTGAGCAAGTACCTGAATCCGCCTCCCTCGAGCTCCCCTAGGACCGGGAGCCTTATGTTGAGTAAGTAAGTGTCCATGTAAGCGTTGAATATAGAGCAATCGAGGATGACGTTACCCTCATATACGTTCAGTACCTCAGCTTCTAGGGCTACCGAAGGTGCTGCTATGAACCTCCCCGGCTCCATCATGAGCTTTATCCCTCTAGAGTTGAGGAATTCCTTAAGCTCCCCTATTTCCCTCAGGACAGCCTCTACCTCAGGCTTTGAATTCGCGTACTTCACAGGGATGCCTCCGCCTATGTTGATCCAATCTATACGCTCGAGTGAATCAGCTAAGGCCTCAGATACATCCTCCTTCAGGCTCCACTCCCCCACGTTCTGGGTCTTCCTGTGGAAGTGGATCCCCAGCTGATCTATCAGATCTGATCTGATCTCCTCCATTATCCTGGGGACCTTCCTCCAGTCTATCCCGTAGACGAAGTGCTTCCCCGTATATATCGTGTGCTCCCTCATCTTTATTCTGATAAATAGATTTACCTTCTCCCCCCTCCTCTCAACTACCTTTATGAATTTTCCGAGCTCCGGTTCATTATCCACTATGAACCATCTCACCCCTCTATCGAGTAAGTAACTTATTTCATCCTCCCTCTCCCCCTGCAGGTAGTAAACTGCCCTCTCCCCCTCCACCCTCTCCATTGAAGCTATCGAGCTGACTCCTACCATGGAATCTGTCTCCTTGAGCACCTCCCATATGTGGGGGTTAGTCTTGTAACTGTAAGCCAGGGCATCGCAGTAGCTCCTCGCTATTGAGTACTGCCTGAGAGCTACTCTCCTGCTTAGTATGAACCTGGCCAAGCTATCACCCCAGGAGCCCCTCCTCCCTCAGCCTCTCTATAGTGTAGAAAGCGATAAGCGGGAATAGGATAGTGGCATCCCCTATCACGGTGACTGAGTCAGAATCGTCCTTTATCTTCCCCCAGCTCTTCGCCTCAGACGTAGTTGCGCCGCTCATACTGCCTGAGAACTGAGTGGATGTAGTTATGTAGATAGCGTAATCAGCCCCTCCGCTCAATAGAGTCATGAGTATAGCGTGATGCTTGGATACTCCTCCTCCGAGGGCTATCACGCCCTTCCTGTCCTCCTGACCCAGCATCAATACCATCTTCCCGAAGTCCCCTATGACATCGAGCTCGAAATCCGGGTGCCTCTCCCTGGCCATGAATAAGTGGAAGCCGAGGGCACCATCAGTTATAGCTGGGCAGAAGACAGGGACTCCCCTCCTAGCTGCTTGATAGAGGAAGGAGTTCTCATCGCTCAACCTGAGCCCCAATTCCCTGAGGAAATCCGAGACAGTTAGCTTCCTCACTTCTAGCTCATCTATGAAGCGCGTGATGAATGCCTCGAATCTGGCGTAGCTATCGTTACTTATGAGTATGTTCCCAACTCTATTCATGCCGAGCTCATGCAACTCCACATCATCAGCTGAGAAGCGATGTATGTAGAACCTCTCCCCCAGGGCCTTCATCACATCCTCCTCTATCGCTCCGACAGTAGTTATCAGCGCATCCACTATCCCGAGCTTCACCAACTGAGCGAAGAGCCCCCTGAGCCCCGAAGTCCCCATGTTAGATGTGAAAGTCAGTATTACCTTAGCTCCCTCCCTCTTCATCTTGAAGAATATCTCAGCCGCTTTATAGAGCTCAGTAGCCTGGAATCCTATGCTACCGAGGGATTCCACTAGCTCCCTCACGCCCATCCCGGGCTTCCATACTATGTCCTTTACGTACTCCATCCCGCATGAATCCCCTCATATTAATTTATCTGCTGTGGAGCCAGCACCTGACCCTCCTACCGTCCAGATCGATGAGAGGGGGCTCCCTCTCGCTGCATATCTGCATAGCATATGGGCACCTGGGGTGCAGCTTGCATCCGGGGGGCGGGTTTGATGGATCAGCTATATCCCCCTTCAGCGTGATCTCCTCGAATCCAGACCTCTCCAGGGGTATTGAGGATAGTAGGGCCTTCGTATACGGATTCTTCGGATCCCCGACTACATCAGCAGTGGCCCCCTCCTCCATGACCCTCCCGAGGTAGAGGACGGCTATCCTGTTGGATATCAGGCTAGCCAGGACTATATCGTGTGTTATGAACATCAGGCCCTGCCCCAGCCTCTCCCTGAACTCCATGAGCAGCTTGAGTATGGAGGCCCTTATAGATAGATCCAGGTTAGAAGTCGGCTCATCAGCCACTATGAAATCCGGCTCTAGCAACATAGCCCTAGCTATAGCTACTCTCTGGAGCTGGCCCCCGCTCAACTGATAGGGCTTCCTCTCCATGAATTCCTCAGGAGGGGAGAGGCCGACTCTCTCTAACATCTTCGATACCCTATCCCCAGCTTCCTCCCTCGATATCCCGAAGTGTATCTCTAGGGGCTCGATAAGGGAATCACCGAGCTTTTGAACGGGATTGAAGCTCCCATAAGGATCCTGAGGGATTAGCTGCATCCTCCTCCTCATCTTCCTGAGAGTACCTTCGCTCATCTCAGTTATATCAGTGCCATCGAATACCACTCTACCCTCAGTCGGTTTATAGAGCCTCAGAGCCACTCTACCGAGGGTCGACTTACCGCTCCCGCTCTCACCAACTATGCCGAGCACCTCCCCCCTCTCGACTTCCGCATCTATTCCATCTACAGCCCTGACGACCTTCTTCCTCCCGAGGGCACCTAAGTAGAAGTACATCTTGACGGCTTCCAATTTCAGGAGCATTAGATCACCTCCCATATAACCAGCAGGAGACTAAGCGTCCATCTACGCTGAAGAGATCAGGAGTCTGCTCTCTGCATATATCCATCGCCTTGCTGCACCTGGGATGGAATCTGCATCCCTTAGGCGGCTCCCTGAGATCCGGCGGCATCCCTGGGATTGATGAGGGCCATTCTCTCGAGAGGAGCCTGGGCAATGAGGAGAGGAGCCCCTTCGTATATGGATGCATCGCCTCCTTCATCATCATATCTTTATCAGCTACTTCCATCACCTTACCAGCGTACATCACGCATATCCTGTCTGCCCTCTCTAGAGCTAGAGCTATATCGTGAGTTATCAAGATCATACCCATATCCCTCCTTATCTCATCAAGAAGATCCATTATCTGCCTCTGAACTATCACATCTAGGGCTGTTGTGGGCTCATCAGCTATGAGCAGGGAGGGGTTCATGGATATGGCTGCAGCTATAGCGACTCTCTGCTTCTGCCCCCCGCTCAATTGGTGGGGGTATGCGTCAACCAGTTTCTCAGGTATACCGACCCGCTTCAGTAAGTATGCGGCCCTCTCCTTCGCCTCCTTCTCATCCACCCCATGCTCTATCATGACCTCAGCTACTATATCGTTCACCCTCCTCAGAGGATCGAGCGTAGTGAAGGGATCCTGGAATACCATGGAGACCTTGGATCCTCTTAACTTCCTCATCTCCTCCTCGCTCAGCCCCATTATATCCCTATCCTCGAGGATTATCCTGCCTTCCACTATCCTCCCTGGAGGAGGGACCATCCTCATTATCGCGAAGCCTAAAGTAGATTTACCGCTCCCGCTCTCACCAACTAAAGCTAAAGCTTCGCCCCTCCTGACCTCGAGGGATACGTTATCCACAGCGTAAACTACACCTTTCTTAGTGAAGTACCTCACGCTGAGATCCTCTACCTTGAGCATCATATCGCCTCCCTCTCTCCTTTGCTCAGCCCCTCACTTATCAGAGCGAATCCCATGGCCAGTAGCGTTATCATGAGCCCCGGGAAGAAGACCATCCACCAAGCGCCTGAGAGGATGAACCCCTTACCCTTGTAGAGCTCATATCCCCAATCCGGAGTTGGGGGTTGAACGGAGAGGCCTAAGAAACTGAGGGCAGCTTCAGTCAGCACGGCATCGGTGCTGCTCAAACTGAAGACGACCATTATCGTGGGGGCTACATGGGGCAATATGTGTCTGAAGAGCATCCTAGCCAGGGGGAGCCCGAGGGCCCTATTCACCTCTATGAAGGGCTCGGTCTTCACGCTGAGCACCTGCCCCCTGACCATCCTGAAGTAAGTCGGCACGTAGACTATAGCTATCGCTATAGCAGCGTTCACTGGGGAAGGCCCGAGCACTACTGCTAGAGTTATAGCTAGGACGAGGCTCGGGAATGCATATATAGAATCCATTATGAATGAGAGAGCCTTATCAAGCTTCCCACTTATGTAACCGCTGAGGAGACCCAATGGGATCCCTATGACCGCGCTGAGTATTATAGAGGCGAAGACGACGAATAAGACGGATCTGGATCCGTAAACGATCCTGGACCAAACATCGTAGCCCAAGTTATCAGTGCCCATCAAGTTGACCCCGTTAGGAGGGGATAGGGGAGGGCCGGCGACTTCATCGTATGAGAACGGGGCTATGTAATCAGCTAAAATCGATATAATGATTATGGAGGCCACTATAACTATCCCGGAGATTAAGAAGAGGTTCCCGCGTATCGACAAAACTATCACCTCAATACCTTATCCTCGGATCTATGTAAGCGTAAATAACATCCACGATCAAGCTTATCACGCCCACGAAGAAAGCGAAGACTATCACAACAGCCTGTATCGCTGGATAATCCCTGTAAAAGACCTTCTCAACTAAGTAAGTTCCTATACCCGGCCAGCTGAATGTTGTCTCGGTTAAGACAGCCCCTCCCAGTAAGAGGGCGAACTGAAGCCCGGTATATGTGACTATAGGTATCATAGCGTGTTTGAGAGAGTACCTGACTATCTTATCCTCCTTAATTCCCCTCGCCCTATAAGCCAGGGAGAAGCCAGAATCCAGTGCCTTGATCATGTTGTTCCTCGCTAACCTCATGTAAGGGCCGCTCAGCATTATGCCCAAAGTTATAGATGGGAGTATCAGATACTTGAGGGAATCGAAGAAGGCATATAAATTCCCTTGAATTAGTGAATCGAGAAGGACGAATCCAGTCGGTCCTGAAGGAGCTATTCCAGGCGTGATCCTCCCTCCTATCGGGAGGAGCCTCAACCAGATCCCGAAAATTATCTGAAGGAGCATACCGAACCAAGGGATGAATATAGTGTACAGAAATGAGCCGAGAACTCTTATCGATGAATCTATGATCTTTCCCCTTCTCCTAGCAGCTATATAACCGAATGAGACCCCCAGGACTAAGCTGACTATTATAGAGGAGATAGAGAGCTCTACAGTCGCTGGAAGCCTCTCAATTATATCCTGAGCTATGGGCCTCCCCTGAATCACTAAGCTGACCCCCATATCCCCCCTGAGCAGGTTAGCTAAGTACTCGAAGTATTGGACGTGAATGGGCTTGTTCAAACCGAGCCTCTCCATTATGGCCCTCAATTGCTCCTCAGGTATGTTCTTCGTACCCAGCACCGCTAAGACAGGATTCCCCGGGAGGATCCTCAAGATGAAGAATACCAGCGTATAGAGGATCATTATAGTCGGTATTATCAGGAGAGTCCTCACCCCAATGTATCTAGCGAGCCCCATCCTCAAACTCCTCCGGTAAGATCCCCTCGCTCTGGGGATATCAAAATTTAAGTTTTACTCCCGAGATCCGTTAATCGCACTCTTTTGTTTAAACAGCGGATCCCTGAAAGAGTACACCATAAACTTTTTATATTTCAGGGCCCATGCTATAATAAAATCTGGTGATGTGCATGAAGAGAGCGTATCTACTGGCGATTTTAGT
The sequence above is drawn from the Candidatus Korarchaeum cryptofilum OPF8 genome and encodes:
- a CDS encoding Orn/DAP/Arg decarboxylase 2, which encodes MARFILSRRVALRQYSIARSYCDALAYSYKTNPHIWEVLKETDSMVGVSSIASMERVEGERAVYYLQGEREDEISYLLDRGVRWFIVDNEPELGKFIKVVERRGEKVNLFIRIKMREHTIYTGKHFVYGIDWRKVPRIMEEIRSDLIDQLGIHFHRKTQNVGEWSLKEDVSEALADSLERIDWINIGGGIPVKYANSKPEVEAVLREIGELKEFLNSRGIKLMMEPGRFIAAPSVALEAEVLNVYEGNVILDCSIFNAYMDTYLLNIRLPVLGELEGGGFRYLLKGRSPDSLDIFRYSVYLDRELKPGDKVIFLNAGAYNFHTEFNDMPKIRVEIVDDFPFSLP
- a CDS encoding deoxyhypusine synthase family protein, giving the protein MEYVKDIVWKPGMGVRELVESLGSIGFQATELYKAAEIFFKMKREGAKVILTFTSNMGTSGLRGLFAQLVKLGIVDALITTVGAIEEDVMKALGERFYIHRFSADDVELHELGMNRVGNILISNDSYARFEAFITRFIDELEVRKLTVSDFLRELGLRLSDENSFLYQAARRGVPVFCPAITDGALGFHLFMARERHPDFELDVIGDFGKMVLMLGQEDRKGVIALGGGVSKHHAILMTLLSGGADYAIYITTSTQFSGSMSGATTSEAKSWGKIKDDSDSVTVIGDATILFPLIAFYTIERLREEGLLG
- a CDS encoding ABC transporter ATP-binding protein produces the protein MLLKLEAVKMYFYLGALGRKKVVRAVDGIDAEVERGEVLGIVGESGSGKSTLGRVALRLYKPTEGRVVFDGTDITEMSEGTLRKMRRRMQLIPQDPYGSFNPVQKLGDSLIEPLEIHFGISREEAGDRVSKMLERVGLSPPEEFMERKPYQLSGGQLQRVAIARAMLLEPDFIVADEPTSNLDLSIRASILKLLMEFRERLGQGLMFITHDIVLASLISNRIAVLYLGRVMEEGATADVVGDPKNPYTKALLSSIPLERSGFEEITLKGDIADPSNPPPGCKLHPRCPYAMQICSEREPPLIDLDGRRVRCWLHSR
- a CDS encoding ABC transporter ATP-binding protein gives rise to the protein MMLKVEDLSVRYFTKKGVVYAVDNVSLEVRRGEALALVGESGSGKSTLGFAIMRMVPPPGRIVEGRIILEDRDIMGLSEEEMRKLRGSKVSMVFQDPFTTLDPLRRVNDIVAEVMIEHGVDEKEAKERAAYLLKRVGIPEKLVDAYPHQLSGGQKQRVAIAAAISMNPSLLIADEPTTALDVIVQRQIMDLLDEIRRDMGMILITHDIALALERADRICVMYAGKVMEVADKDMMMKEAMHPYTKGLLSSLPRLLSREWPSSIPGMPPDLREPPKGCRFHPRCSKAMDICREQTPDLFSVDGRLVSCWLYGR
- a CDS encoding ABC transporter permease, whose amino-acid sequence is MSIRGNLFLISGIVIVASIIIISILADYIAPFSYDEVAGPPLSPPNGVNLMGTDNLGYDVWSRIVYGSRSVLFVVFASIILSAVIGIPLGLLSGYISGKLDKALSFIMDSIYAFPSLVLAITLAVVLGPSPVNAAIAIAIVYVPTYFRMVRGQVLSVKTEPFIEVNRALGLPLARMLFRHILPHVAPTIMVVFSLSSTDAVLTEAALSFLGLSVQPPTPDWGYELYKGKGFILSGAWWMVFFPGLMITLLAMGFALISEGLSKGEREAI
- a CDS encoding ABC transporter permease, with product MGLARYIGVRTLLIIPTIMILYTLVFFILRILPGNPVLAVLGTKNIPEEQLRAIMERLGLNKPIHVQYFEYLANLLRGDMGVSLVIQGRPIAQDIIERLPATVELSISSIIVSLVLGVSFGYIAARRRGKIIDSSIRVLGSFLYTIFIPWFGMLLQIIFGIWLRLLPIGGRITPGIAPSGPTGFVLLDSLIQGNLYAFFDSLKYLILPSITLGIMLSGPYMRLARNNMIKALDSGFSLAYRARGIKEDKIVRYSLKHAMIPIVTYTGLQFALLLGGAVLTETTFSWPGIGTYLVEKVFYRDYPAIQAVVIVFAFFVGVISLIVDVIYAYIDPRIRY